cgtagggttactggctctgcacttctgtaacccaggctgtgctgaaaagctgtgtaacacGGCAGGCATAAAcgtatagggctccatgttaaaatggacgtcaagtaaaaggtgacactgtgtgctcatttgcatgtcattacccagaatccctagctgcagtggaagcgctgtatgctaagagataatggggaaaagcagggttgcggacatgtgtgagacgtgtgaatgtgctcacaagtaggatttttatttgctgtacatcgggggggggggggggggagcacaaagTGAATTTCGACACATTTTCCCATCTCTAATACGAATAGAATCCCTGGATTAGGAAGTTTTAATGCAATTGTTACTTCCATTGTTGCCTCAAGAGTGAAAAAATACAATAGGTACAAACCTGTTGACCACAGCTGCTGACATGCATGTTTTACTCAGCACTGTACATCGCTTGCAGTATGTCCCCCGGTATCCTGTCCTGCAAATACCTGGATGTTTCCCTACCCTACGGGACAATATCGGACACTCACCGTCTGACCATCCCATAGCATCATCTAGCGTGGCTGGGATACCCTTCCACGGCATGGTCTCTACTGGATACCCATCGTCCATCCGGTGCTGTTGGTCGTCATAGCGCCAGTAGAGGTTGTCCTTAAAGAAATACGTCTTGTCATTGTGGGACCAGTAGAAGGCGGCATCCACACCCCCCGGAGGCAATCCAAAGTCTGTAATGGGGCGGGGGTATCCTTCCTCCACGTTATTATCTTTGAAAACCCAGTATCGGTCGCCTAAAAGagtcggggagggggggtgagaggaggtgggaaatTGGGATCAACGAAGGGAGACGTTCTTAAAATGCAGACCTAGATACAGTATGTTGCGTTATCTGAAGCACGAGTACCTACTTCTTGCTGACTTCAATACACTGTCTAATACAGGGCTacacaaacgggggggggggtgcaacattttctgggggggcgcggtgcttatagaggccccgcgttcttccccaaagcatttaaattaaatgccggggtggGAGCGCGCGTTGCCTCTGTatgtcacttaccttgtctctggcggcttctggcgacgcgtcgccatggcaacgcagagtCAAATAACACTGTGATGTCAAAAAATGCtggagaccaggtaaggggggaagggggtgtgagcagggggggagagcaggcagggaggcgcagacgtaaaagtttgcgcacccctgctctaatagaTACAGTAGGTATTTCCCAGATTCATAATCATATTGAATACATAAGACATTGTGAGTCCTACTTACTAAGCCTTACTGCACCTTACAGTTCATTCATTTGAATAGGCCATAAGGTGCCTGATTTAGTAACGATGGCCTAAAGATTGTAACACAACAGAGGCGAGGGATTTTTGTATCCGATGCCATGTTTAACACCAATACTTTCCGAGCACATACTACTAAAGGGGTTAATCTAGCTCAGTGTTGGCCAACTCAGTCGAAAACTGAGCCACTGGTTAAgccacacctgtgctgaagcagggatatcttgaaaacctgatcgGTTGGTGgctcctgaggactggagctAGCCACCCCGAGTCTAGCTGCTTACCTTTGAAAAAGACTATCTTGTGGTCAGTGGTTCTTTCATAGACCGCGTCCACACTGTCCATGTTCAGAGGGAGGCCCCTCCAGAAACGATGGATCTGGGCCGGCTGCAGGGAGACCAAATGCTTATTGCGCGTCAGCCTCCAGAAGTACTTGCCTAGACAAATGGAGATTCCAGGTTACTGAATCAAAGGTTACAAGAACCCCCCAGGAagtcagtggctcagtatttTCGGGATCCTAGCATTTTGGCGCACACACAAATAAGGAACAGATGGTGTCAGAATTACACTCTCCCCAGGGAGGTTTGGAAAGATGAAAACATTATCTTTGATTCAGTGCCTCTGCTATAGATTCAGGGCTGTTTGCTTAGCATTTAAGTACCCATTTGTTCACAAATTAAGTTGTGGAAGCAGTTTTAGTTCAGTTGCAATTGTTCAAAAAGAAGTATATTCTTAGACGACCCCTTATATTACTTGGAGTAATGGGATTCATCAGCTTCATATTCAAAAAGTAGAACAAACAACGGTACTGTAGTTGAGTTGACAGTTGCTACAATGTATCGGAATGGCAGTTTTTACCTTTGAAGAAGAATGCTTCTCCTCGGATGTGAGCAACGGCGTCAAAATGAGTATTACATCTGTCAGGCTCATCTTTCCGAGGTCTGATTAAAAGGAAGGAGAGTAGAGGATATATGGACATGTATACGGAATGTTTtgctgtatttattttctatactgcaccattttttttaaaatcagaaATCTCACAGTCTGGGTGTAATCACAGAAACGAATGGAAAATGGACTTGCCTGGCCAAGTGGTTCATATTTAGTGTCAACTTGTGTCTATCTAGGACTGTCATACAAGACTCACTGTGAGGGCAGATTCACTCAGTAGAaagcagtgtcactcactggAAAGAGGTCTTGCTCAATAAAGGCATGTTATAAATTTGGTGGGCTTCTGCACTGACGTCTTGATCATTTGCATACCATTAGGAAGCCATCAGCTTCTAAGCCTAACATTGTATGCAAATATGAGAagaatagtgaattgtgtttgAGAGGCACGTGGAAAATGACCTCATGAGCGTATGATGCAAATCCATCCATCATTTCATTCCTCATTAATCCAGAACTCCCAAAGCAGACTCGTTCGAGTCATTGACCACCAGGTATATCTATGTCTGGGTCCACGGTTATTCCTTGAAGATGGATcttgaagaagagacctatgaggtttggaaagctatgtacactataatttaccCTATAGAAAACGGTTAGGTTGCTCCACTtcaaggtatcacaacctacagcaAACAGTACACTGCTTCAGGACCAATacgcagggctgccaacagaaatcttaGGGCCTATGACATATTAAAGgagcttcccccccacctccctgttAAACCCTCCCCCCTGGTGCACTTGGTGTCTccaggaggggcggggggggggggggtgtgatatgGGGTCTGGAGGGTTGGGGGTTGGAGGTAAGGGTCTGTAGGGGTTAGTTATGGAccctgggggtggggaggagaaataggggagaagggggagaggagagcgaagggggaatagagagaagtggggagagagagagaaggtaggggGAGAGTGTCAGCCCCAAAGACAACCTCCAGCAGGCCCTCACTGCAACATCCTCCAGAAGGCTCCCTGCTGATCTAGTCACATGTTATGGTTGCGAGCAGGAGACAAAGGCATCTGGGGGGGAATTCTGAGAATCTCCCCGTTCACAACGGCTTTCCCTGCCACGTCCCCTTCCCCTATGTTCCTGGTTATATGAATTCCATTGAGCCTGTCCTCTATAGGCAAAACTGCGCCTCCCTTTTTAACTAATCCTGCAGTCACTAGAATTTTGGCAGCTGCTGATATACCAGGTGCTCTTGCAGCCATAACCCTTATACCCTCATCAAATGCTGTCACCTTTTGCAGGAATTCAATGATACACAGTTTGTTATCCTCAGAAAGAGAGGATAACAAACAGAGCATGCAAAATTAACCCTTTAAATGGCTTCTTCAGTCAAGCTGGCATTTGAACCCCAAAACTCTATCTACGAAACCCCTCTCAATGCATTGGCACTATCGGAATTTCAATAGAAGATTTTTCTGGGACTTATGGGCCTCAGCGATGAGACTTTTAGTGTTTCCAATAAATTACTTTCACTTACAACACATATATAATTGAATAGCAAACATTACTATTGTACTTACTAATAAAGCTACGTTTGCATGTATCAAAAAATGGAACACACTAGTGGCTGTTGGACTATATCCAAAAAGACTTTCGAACCAGGACAACTTTGCGTCATTATGCAATTTGTGGATCATATCAACTATTTTCTCTCCATCACCAGGCCCGGAGTCCagactgtccccccctgtcggtggccctgcgaTACGGTTACTAGAACATGAAACTGCATTCTCGAGAGTGACATATTCTCGACTATGAATATGCTCTGTATGTAGAtatggaacaacctaccggagactctcacagccgccaccagtctaaattctttcaaaactaaagttgtctcacattttaatctggtctgtaactgttacatacgcctataacatataactgggcatgcaatgtcttgtatataatgtataaccctgctcacttaatgtaactatgtatgtgtaaccatgtattatttgtcatcataactctatacccaggacatacgtgaaaacgagaggtaactctcgatgtattactccctggtaacacattttataaataaatacatttgatacATGGTCATTTCTCAACAATGAGTGACATCTTACTGAATAGTAGAGCGGTTCTCTGGCATATCAGGCAGAAGAGGGTGGTCTTCGGCTCTGGATACTTCTGGCTTTGCTGTGGGGGACACAGACTCTCGGACTcctgggatgagagaggatgaagcaTTAGAAGCCATGTGGGACACTGGAACAGAAAATAAGACAGCGTCTTGCTCAAAAACTAATTTCACAAACACTGCATCCCAACAGAAAAGGAAGAACCGATAATTCCACACAGTAATTGGATATTCTAGATTAGGCATTTTCCAATTAGAGTACGATACCCACTGCGCAGGCAGCTTCTTCTTTTATTATGAGAGGGGCATGAAGCAaagagatgtatgtatgtatatacatatatatatacatatatatatatatatatatgtaaatacaactgtatgctcatctgcatgtctaaggcaggtctgcaaccccgcctttccccattatcacccagcacacagcacttccactgcagcaagggattctgggaaatgacatgcaaatgagcacacatatatatatatatatatatatatatatatacatacatataaaacgccAATGTACACATTGCcttacaatataaataaaaaaagggcaGGGCATTATATTACAATAATATAATAgatcaagggtgcgcaaacttttttctctgtgcccccctgcctgctgcccacccccctgctcgtgcccctccttaccttgtctccggcgttctgaCGTCACAAGGTTATGTGACGTAACATTGCCATGGCCACGCGGCATCATGTTAcccagcggcatcatttgacaccgcgttgccgtGGCGAAGCGTCgcaagaagccgccggagacaaggtaagggaacttacagaggctttGCGCGCGATCCccgacatttcatttaaatgatttggggaagagtgcggggcctcggTAAGCCTtgcatctgtttgtgcatgtttgttctCCTTTGAAAAAGCGCGCTCCAGCGCGAAACATATGTCAGGTGGCTTcaggacgtgacgtcacccctcAGCGCTCGGTACACGGACACACACGCCAGCTACATTGCGACTGGAATCTCTATCCGTGTTCCTTCTATGGGCAATATGCAAGAGCTCATGGTGATCACAACAAGCTAAGTACATTGTTGCTTAGCCCaccttatacaggcataccccgtatgaacgtacgcaatgggaccggagcatgtctgtaaagcgaaaatgtacttaaagtgaagcactacctttttcccacttgtcgatgcatgcactgtactgcaatcatcatatacgtgcataactgatgtaaataaggcatgtgtaacaggctctatagtctccccacttgcgcacaccttcggtacaggtagggagccggtattgctgttcaggacatgctgactggcgcatgcgtgagctggcgtttgcctattgagcgagatgtacttaaagtgagtgtacttaaagtgagtgtccttaaaccggggtatgcctgtactatacaATGTTACTATACACTTGATAGGGCTTTACCAGGAGCATTGCAACTCCGTGTTATACTGTATTGGTAACTGACAATAAGTATGACTTCTGATGTCTGTATTGTTCTTATACCTACTATAAGCGCTATGACCTTGTAGCACTCACATTTTATCAGCATGTATTTCTACATTTTTTCTGTCACACTTATTTAGGGTCTGACTTTATTTTAAGGACACTATTATTACACTCATTACACTTTCTGTGTGATGAAGTGTGACGATCCTACCCTATATTACCTCATGGACATTTGCTTCTCATACATTTGTAAGTGTTCTTGATATCTCAGGTTcaagaggctataacttgatacggtctttgaaccgtgcctcagggcgttatATATGAATACTTTATGCTCGCCCTAGTTAGGGTATATGTCTTTACTACAGTGTCCTCATTTATGGATTTTGATAATAATATGCTAGTAGGTTAGTATTATATACCATAGTGCGCTTGAGCTGTGACCACACGCCGCTACTCATGTTATATGACACTATTTTCTGTACTTACTATTGGCCATTTTTTGGTTACTACTTTTGTGCTATTTGATTATATTCCTATAGATTTAGTACTGGCAgatattattttattatgctgCCAGTTTCTTAGTTAATAGCACCACTCCATTGCAGGAGGGTACTTTTTCCTATTGGAATCAATATCGTAGCATATATACCAACTGGCCACTTGTAGTGTTACTTTAGGTCTCCTCTCCTATTTACTTTTAGTGGAAACGTTTTTGTTCTGTTATTAGGGGGTGGTCCCGGACCTTCTTACCACACCCCTCTATACAAATTTAGTTTTATTGTGTATCTATTATTAAaggtattttaattatatttcacTTACCTCACTACATCCATCTGAGTGCATTCCTAAGGGAACCtttctgtttgtgcatgtttatgCATCTGTTTGTTCTCACCCGTATGTAAcgctttatgtaatatacataactctgtacccccattataCCGCGCCTCGGAAtttgttggcgcttcacaaataaaacggtaataataatagaaaaatacATCTCTGCCCAGAGTGCTTACAATCTGGAAGTTGatgataatgagatgcaaatatgcaaatgaggcGTTACCTCATCCCCTATTCTGTTAACTCTGTTAAGGTTAATGCGGTGAAATAATGTTACATTATTTAAGTAATAGCTAAACCTTGCGTTACTCCCAAGCAGAACCCGAAATAGGGCTTTGTAGTGTTTGAATGGATGTGAGTTACAccagttaacaaacacacagataccctgcaagctctcagaaacccccccaaattaccacaatacatatatatatatatatgtgtgtgtgtgtatgtcaaaaggagtgctactgggcgtggctaattgtataaaacaagaaacaaagaagtccagagcaacatccaatgtgacaaaaatacacagtgaaatacctatatctgTATATCTTGAAATCtctccagctggtctcagctgttttggaggttagtggctcctcccacccagggtttaaagttCGCCCCTgcccactgtccaagtaagcaggttttcttttcatgcagctggttgcgacaggttcattGCCAGGACCACCctgcctctaattatagaggtaaataaggattttaatcagttagtgttaggacctgcgatattatggtcatgccttgaaagtggttCGCAGGCTTatactctttggccaaagggttcactaaatgaccccttttcaagagatatataggtatttcactgtgtatttgtgccacattggatgttgctctggacttctttgtttcttgattTACACCAGTTAGGCATAATTTAAATAACATAGCACTattttcctcttctctctctctctccactccatcaAAGGATTCATTTTTAACCTGAAGTAATGACAAGACTTGCATAGCGACGGAATAACATGACATTAAGCCTATGCCAATGTGTTCAATGACGGCTGTTATATTTACATAAATAGCTTAGTGAAAACGACAgtaactcagggaacataacgcCCACTCCTGCTTTAGGCGATGTCACATTATGTGTCCTGAGTCTAGCAAATTCCCTCCTAAGTAATTAACAGGAAATCCTTCTGTTGGGGTTGAGAACCTAAACTGATGACTTTGTAGAAGTGATGTTGGGAGACGAGGTTGATGCTGTATTGTTAATGGCAAAAGGGACCAAATAAATATGGTTGTGAATTGGAAAATAGAAGTTGTACTGAGCAGAAGGAACTCACCATACAGCTGCCAGATTCTAACTTTGTCATCGTAGGGTAAGCCATACTTGAGCGGGTCCCCCACTGGTCCTTGATAATACGGCCTCATTATAGACTCCATGGTAGAAATGTGAGTCAAGCCAATAGCATGGCCAAACTCGTGCACTGCTACAGCAAACAGATCCATACCATGAACATCTGGAAGCGAAACAGTGACCATGAGCATTCTGAGTAGGTGCTGGACGCAGGAAACATCTGAGCATTAATATGCTAAACTGTGATGAGGTATGGTGGTTAAAGTGTTGGCCTGAAGAGCGCTCAGCTTCTGGTTTCCATTCCAGCCTCAGACACTTAACGCTCACGTTCTGTGGCACTTGGGAAATCACATTAGAATTGTAAAGTGCTCCGGAATTTATACGAGATATCAATATTTAGGAGTCACAATTCCTGTTAAATCCTTTAGAGCATTGCATGTCTCTACAGCACTAGAGGGATGAAAATACTAATGAGAATCATTGCCTTTATTGAATTACATTACATTTAGTGAGTACAACGCATAGGCAAATTAAGGCTTTGATGCTAGTAATGAGTAAGCCTCCGATGCAATTGCTGATTCCATTCTTCCTGGGAAAGGGTAAAATTGCCTTTCAATGAGTTTGACTCCTTCCGAATGAATGAAACTGCCTGCATATGAGTGAAACTCAGCCcgaatgcattaaaaaaaagccTTGATATGAATGGGAATCAACCCAGATGAACAAATCTGCATTTTTGGAAGTGAGTTTCACTCAAgatgggggttgggggtggagaCGTTTGAGCCCTGAGCCCCAATGATTCTGGATTTGTCCCTCTATCAAATGTTCTTACCCTGACATACCTGATGATCGGAAGGTCCATGACTCTTCGTCATCAAAGTGAGTATCCCCAGCTGTGTGATGCTCCCCTGGGAAGAAGGCGTGAGCTACTGTACCCCCAGGGCCATCAAATGGGTACCCGTCGTTGTGGTCTGCTTTTGAAAAGTCGATTTGAATGTCGGCGTTATTTCCGGCCACTTCATGGAAGTTCAGTGGGGTGATGTCACTCCAGACTTTCAGGGCGTAGTACATGAGCGCCCTTACGGTGTCGTGACCCAATGGCGAATCTTTGGGAAAAGTCCGGACCCTGCAATCGAGAAGAAAATAATCATTATTAGCAAAACAACATCTTCAAATAAGCTAATTGCACCTGCATTGTTCTATGTACAGTGTACTGTCCACTGccattaatataatatatttgtGTGGACCCGAATAAAAATAGTTGGCTAGGCTTATTTTGCTCTAAAACATATTTACAGTATTGGACACATCTAAAGTATTTTTAGAAAGCTGATTGATTTGTAACAATGCATTCACATGGAGCGCAGACATCAAGTAACATTCATGTACGTCTCACCTTCTGGATTTTGCTGCTGCCATTGAAGTCATTCTAGAATGTTAGCTTTGTGGCCAAGTATTCTTCCCCCCCTGCTATTTATGTGAATGTTTGAAGATCTTACCCT
The Ascaphus truei isolate aAscTru1 chromosome 13, aAscTru1.hap1, whole genome shotgun sequence DNA segment above includes these coding regions:
- the MMP17 gene encoding matrix metalloproteinase-17 isoform X2, with product MVLIFPKESCWPREMFLIGFLIALREALAAPTPTTEDIDRGVDWLTKFGYLPPPDPVTGQLQTREELSKAIKAMQEFGGLKATGILDDATLELMKTPRCSLPDLSQSQATRRKRNAQPLAKWNKRNLSWRVRTFPKDSPLGHDTVRALMYYALKVWSDITPLNFHEVAGNNADIQIDFSKADHNDGYPFDGPGGTVAHAFFPGEHHTAGDTHFDDEESWTFRSSDVHGMDLFAVAVHEFGHAIGLTHISTMESIMRPYYQGPVGDPLKYGLPYDDKVRIWQLYGVRESVSPTAKPEVSRAEDHPLLPDMPENRSTIQPRKDEPDRCNTHFDAVAHIRGEAFFFKGKYFWRLTRNKHLVSLQPAQIHRFWRGLPLNMDSVDAVYERTTDHKIVFFKGDRYWVFKDNNVEEGYPRPITDFGLPPGGVDAAFYWSHNDKTYFFKDNLYWRYDDQQHRMDDGYPVETMPWKGIPATLDDAMGWSDGATYFFRGKEYWKVVDGNMEAEQGYPQSTARDWLVCSDIQSDGPSAESNRPGARSRQGKQDESRSENGYEVCSCTSSAEPLRASISTDLPAPLAIIVFTAALVSFL
- the MMP17 gene encoding matrix metalloproteinase-17 isoform X1, with translation MVLIFPKESCWPREMFLIGFLIALREALAAPTPTTEDIDRGVDWLTKFGYLPPPDPVTGQLQTREELSKAIKAMQEFGGLKATGILDDATLELMKTPRCSLPDLSQSQATRRKRNAQPLAKWNKRNLSWRVRTFPKDSPLGHDTVRALMYYALKVWSDITPLNFHEVAGNNADIQIDFSKADHNDGYPFDGPGGTVAHAFFPGEHHTAGDTHFDDEESWTFRSSDVHGMDLFAVAVHEFGHAIGLTHISTMESIMRPYYQGPVGDPLKYGLPYDDKVRIWQLYVSHMASNASSSLIPGVRESVSPTAKPEVSRAEDHPLLPDMPENRSTIQPRKDEPDRCNTHFDAVAHIRGEAFFFKGKYFWRLTRNKHLVSLQPAQIHRFWRGLPLNMDSVDAVYERTTDHKIVFFKGDRYWVFKDNNVEEGYPRPITDFGLPPGGVDAAFYWSHNDKTYFFKDNLYWRYDDQQHRMDDGYPVETMPWKGIPATLDDAMGWSDGATYFFRGKEYWKVVDGNMEAEQGYPQSTARDWLVCSDIQSDGPSAESNRPGARSRQGKQDESRSENGYEVCSCTSSAEPLRASISTDLPAPLAIIVFTAALVSFL